GATCTGAATTTTGCTTGTGGCATCATCTTATTTCCCACAATTAGATGGTAATACAATACATAATTGCTTTCCCATGCATTATATTTTTAGGATGGGATAAAGGTTAAGCCAAATGCTATGGTTCGGACTCTCAGGACATTGGCATTGAAGGTGCAATTTGGAGTCGAGGAGCAAGTCAAGCTAGTGCCGGCCTTACTTAGATGCTTCCCGTGCCTAGAAACCCTGCATATCATGGTATCAATTCCCAGTCACTTCATCATTTACATCATGGTTTGCGCTTGCGCCTTTTTGAGTTAAATTGTTCACTTTCTTTGAATACAGTCCACTCCTTCTGAATCACCAGTGAACGTTGATGTCGAATTCTGGGATCAAGTAGGCTACACCGAATGTGTTAATTCACATATCAAAAAGTTTGTGTTCGAAGCTGCCCGAGGAGAGGATACCGAGCTGGCATTTGTAAAGTTTGTCATGGAAAGAGCCCAAATGTTGGAGGAGATGCGCGTTTTTGTGGTTGATGGTTGCTCTAGAGATGTTGTGCTAAGTCGTTTATCTTCAGAAGGGTGTGTATCTGCAGATGCTACAGTGACGGTGGAGAGGCAAGATGTGTCCCATGCATGGAGCTTCCAAAGAGCGAGTGACATATCACAGAGTGACCCATTTGATTGCTGATTTTGGGAGGTACTCTCAAGCCTCACTCTGTTGTTCGTACAGTATGTTCTTACTTTCTGTGTCATGTTTCCATGGGCCCCTCAGTAGCAAAATCTGCATCTCATAGCAATATGAGAGTTGTTCTTATACTTGGTTTCTAGTCAAACAAACCTTGCACTATTTTATCCCCATTGAAGTCCCTCTGTGTTGCTAATTGCTATAGACTCCCTGTCTTCTAGCTGTTACTATTTGTCTAGTAAGCTCAAAATGTGACCTTCCATATGTCATAAAAAGTTACCGGACGTAGCGACGCCACAGGCCCGATCCTATTGCGAGGTTACATGCCAAGGCCTGGAGGGGTGCCACAACGTTCTAGCGTCGTTGTGGCGACGATATCTTGACGTATTAAAAAAGCATGATAACCGTGCTTTGTTCTGGTACCATTGATCAGAAATGtgtttatttgttttgaaTGGTCTAGGTGTTTGATTGAGAAACCTTTCTTGGCTATGACATCGATGTGTCTTACGCCCAAAGCCTCAAACATCAATTATTCTGATCAATCGGTATATGGGAGGGAGACATGTCACATTTTAGCAGGGACGGGGCTAGCTAGAACGAGAAGCATAAAAAATTGAGAACGCGTAGAAGAGGTAGCATAGTAAATACAAGATGGAACAAGCATAGAGACCAGAGATCAGACAATGATGAAATGATCAATCTGCGGTCTGTAAGTGAGCACATCCCATTGTCTTACATTGCCCCCTAGACAACTGGGTTGGAGTTGTTTTAGGGCTTTGTACTTTTTTATGGGCCTTAGGTGGTGGCAAATTCCTAACAGGAAACTATAATCGCTTTGTAAAACTTATGGTAAGGTGCTGTTACTTTTGTACGCTGTAGTACTCACTATTGCTGGTTTCCTAGTCTGTATGTGGTTTTACCTTATCTCAAACAATCTTTTGGCTTTGGCTTGTCATCATACTTTTGATCTACTGTAAGCAGCAGGACAAGGATGATGCACGCTTTACGTAGTATAATTAACACAAATATATTCCCTTCACTGTTCTCATGAGAACCATTTACGATTTGGATATATTCATATGAGCTGTCATCTGCAATTGTCAACCAAGTGAACATGGCTGGTGGGAATGTAACAAAATATGCAACTGCGCACGCCTGTTGTGCAGCTGCATCAGCCTAGCAGCTACACTCAACTTAGGAGATCCATGGAGTTTTGAGAATGGTCTTGAGTCCTTATCCATGGCTCTACTCCGTAGACTATTGCATTTCATCAGCTACAGTCGGCACCTGCCCACATGTTGGTTTTGGCATCCACAGCTTCTGGTGTGTGTACATTTCTGGTCCACAGCTAGAGCGGCGCATCCTGTGTAGTGCACAGTGTTTTGGCTCCTGCAAGCACATGCTTCCAGGATGAACAGTAACAAAAAAACTTAAACTTGTCAAGAAATTCTGAATTTTTGCACATATACAATCTTGTGTCCTTTGTTTGTTAATTTTCATCGAAAAATGAACGCTCAACGCTCTGTACAAAATAGACAACTCCAATGCTCttaaaaaagtactccctccgtccaacaaaagatgtctcaagtttgtcaaaatttggatgtatctagacatgacttagtgtatagatgcattcaaattttgtcaaagttgagacatcttttgttggacggagggagtagttttaaTGCAgtaacattttctttttacacAGGACACAATTCTTATATTTTCCATGAAAGTTTACAAGCATATAAAATACAGGAACATGTATGTGTAAATTGTTTTGAATATTTTTGACACTCGGAATGTTGTATTTTCACCTGAGAGCATGTGTTCTTGTGCACCACTTTGAATTTCCAGTTGATGCACTGCTCACTTTATCTTTATGTTTTGCACCTTCAGACTTCCCTATGGTACTGCAAGCTAAATATTATATTCGGTAATGTTAATAGTTTTTTCATCTCTCAATTTTGTGATGTGAAATAAAGTGAATTTATTTTACTTTTCAAGAAAATAGGTTTTGTAGGTATAGCTACTATATTTTGATTGATCTGTTGAGTTCAGACTTGTGACACATGCCATCTTTCAGGTGTTGCGTTAGCTCTTCCAATTTGCCACAGAAGACTGTCAACCCAGGAGCCATCTTAATCTGGAATCGTGAAGCTTGTAACCGAATCGAGCAGCAATTGTGACAGGACAGAGCCATTTTAATCTGGATTGGTGAAGCTTATGCTGTGTGTGTGCTGTTGCTCGTGCTTGGAGTACATCTTGCAAATTTCATCCCTACTCATGTTTAACTCGAATTAAGTTTCTTCGGAATAAAAGCCTTCATGATGACATGTGATTGCCTAAATTTTATTGACCAGTTCTGCGGTTCCTGCTGTTAAAACAGGGCATTTGTAAAATGTTCAGGCGACTGGGCAATCCTTTAAATTTTAAAGTGGAGTTGGAACCATGTGAAATGCCCAAACACGAAACTGCTATAAAGTTTATGACGACGGAAATATCTAAATCAGTGAATATTCATTTGCGTTCAGCTTAGCTCATTTAGCGTTTGATTATGTCGGCACAACTCATGCTTTTGTTAACCAGTACTGGTTGTCGTACTAGTTGATCAGTactgtcttttttttgaaaaaaaaatacactgaTAACTGCACAATCTTTTTTAAATGTAGCTGTATTGGctgtaaaaaaacaatttactCCCTCGGATGCATACTAATTTTCTCATATTtctccaaatatgaatgtatgtatgtttaaaaaacggctagatacatgtaacattttgATGGAGTAATTAATTAGTGCCGGTTCTTtcgacagaaaaaaaataactcgGCTGATGGGCCCAGGAGAAACTCAGTCCCCAACATTCGGCCCAGCAGGCACCAAACCCTACAGCGTCTCTTGCAAAGAATGCAAAACGACAAAAACAGGCACCGCTTCCATCAACTGCTCCCTTCCCCTGCATTCCTCAAAGGCCAAAGCCTCCCTTTCGTCCCCTCCcggcgcggccggcgacgaTGGGCACCATGAGCGCCATCATGCGGTCCATCTTGGCCTGCGTCCCCCCGGCGCAATCCTCCACCTCCGACGGCTCCCTCTCCGCCGACTTCTCCGCCACCTccccttgcggcggcggcgaggaccgCATCAGCCGCCTCCCCGACGTGCTGCTCTCCGACATCGTCTCCCGCCTCCCCGTCAAGGACGCAGCGCGCACCGCCGCGATCTCCCCGCGCTGGCGCAGCCTACGGGCATCCACGCCTCTCGTCCTCGACGACAGCGACATCCTCCCCTGCAGcgacgatgatgatgacgacgacgacgactactgCTTCGCGCTCACCGACTGGCACGCCCTCACCGACACCGTCTCCCGCATCCTCGCCGGTCACCAAGGACCCTTCCGCTGCGTCCGCCTCACCGCGGTCTGCAACTACGCGGCCGCCCGCGACGGCAGCGCGCTCGTCCGCTGGCTTCGCCTCTTCGCCGCCAAGGGAGTCCAGGATCTCGTCCTCGTCAACTTCCCCAACTGGCCCTTCAAAAACAACCTCCCCGCCGAGATCCTCAGCGtcgcctccctccgccgcctgtACCTCGGCCTCTGGAATAAGTTCCCGGACACAGAGGACCTTCCCCGCGGCGCCCACGTCTTCCCGCACCTTGTCGAGCTTGGCTTCTGTCGCACCGACATCAAGGCCAAGGACCTTGACCGCCTACTCCAGTGCAGCCCCGTGCTGGAGAAGCTCGCGCTCGTCTCCTGCTACGACACCCCGCGCGACGTCCGGGtccgcagccgcagcctccGTTGTGTGCTCTTCTGGATGTCCATCGCGGACGCGCTCGCCGTGGTCGTCGCCCCGCGTCTCGAGCGCCTCATCCTGTGGAACGAGTGCCCTGGTGCCGGGCTCGAGAAGAACTTCCGCATCAGGGTCAAGATTGGCCACGCACCGAAGCTGAAGGTGCTCGGCTACTTGGAGCCATGCATCCATGTGCTGGAGATCGCCAACACCGTCATCGAGGTATAGCATAATTTTCGCAGCTATGTGTTACATACATATGCACAGATGTATTGTAATCATCCATGTCATTGTGATTCATGGTGAATTGCACATGAACTGTAGTCTGGGACAAAGCCCAGCCCCCTCACCACCGCTCCAAGTGTCGAGATCCTGGCATTGAGGGTGCGATTTGGAGTACGCAAGGAGGCCAAGATGCTACCGACCTTCCTGAGATGCTTTCCCAATGTCGAGACATTGCATGTCATGGTGAGATTCCAACCCCAATCTCCTCATCCAGCAATTTTATAACATCTATAGGCTCTAGCGCGTCGTTGCGGTATGTAATTGATAGAACTATTTAAATGATTATTCTGCAGTCTACTGAACCTGATGAGCCCACTGGCAAGCTCAACTTCAAGTTCTGGCAGGATGTTGGGCCCATCGAATGCCTGCAGTCGCACATCAAGAAGGTGGTGTTCAAGAACTTCCGAGGAAACCGCAGCGAACTCGCATTCCTCAGGTTCGTCGTTGAGAGAGCACGGCATCTGCTGAATATGGTGGTTGTGTTGGCTGATGGAGATCCTTCTTCTGAGGGCAGGCTGGTGGCCAAGCTGAAACCTTTGGCTTGCAGCACCAAGCGGGCCAACAGAGACCCAAAATTCACAATCTTGGTGCGCAACGGGGGCAGCTCTTGGAGCTTCCGCATAGCGTCTGATCTCTCCCTGAGTGACCCTTTCGATTGCTGAGGCTGATCCAGGTGCTAGCCATAGCTGATACCCAATCGTGATACATCATTTCCATCTCTTTTGCTAAACTAGTCAAGTACTTCGATTGTCTGAGTACCATATATCCGTAAGCAAGGCACTTATCTAGATTATTGATTCTGGGCTTATACATGTTTTTCTGGTTCGCGGAAAAGAGAACACAGTATTGAATAATGCAGTTTATCAGAGAATTAGAGATATCGTGCACGCAATGTCTCATGCTCCTGTATTGCCATTAACTGATTACACTGCGGATATAGTGCATCTCATgtgttgtgcttggtggcttGGTGCTGCTGTATTCTCGTGATCGACTTTATCTATTCTTGTATTGTTCAGTTGTTTTCATAGCAGATTGGTACAGGCTTAGGTGGTACTgatagtgcaaatttgcacaaaCTAGTATAAGCTTCTTCGGTTGTTGATTCATTCATTCTGATGGGTGATTGTCAGTTTGTGTTGTCATTGCCTGTAAGGTCTAATGTTGCCGTTTTGTCTACGACCCAATAACCACTCCGCGGAAAACAATACAGAGAAGGTTCTAGGGCAGGATAgaataatctttttttttaacggaaATAGCAGGTGCTCTGCCTTTGCATTAAGAAGAGAGGATAGAATAATCTAGCCAGGAAGGTGTCGAAGACAAAAGTTCACCCAGCTTCGAGGCCCTGAGCAATAAGCCTGTAGTGCAGAGCTAGATTTCATCACTtcgccaaaaaaagaaaataaaggaaagaaaaagaacaacaaCTAGATTGGGTCGGCTAAGATAGTTCTGAGTCTTGGCCGTGTTGGGCAATGTGAATCGACCTGGTATTTGCCAGGACCATTTGGATCCTTTGGTCCGCAAGTCTTCCCCATGATTCGATACAAATCGATGACGGTTCAAATTACTAGGGTAAATCTCCTGCATGTGGGCATGGGAGCACGCTAGGTACTCGCTCGTCCTTGCTCAGATTGTAACAAGCAGGATTAAAACGTGtagtcaccgtcacgaaatcATTTTTGTCTTCCGgtgactcttttttttctgctcaCAGTTCTTTCCGTATCTTCAAAATTTCTAAGTCTTTTCTTGCATTCGGTCCGTCTTTCGTTTTGTCAGGGATGTTCATCAGCAATCCCAACACAACGtcacatacatttttctcgACATGCATCACATCAATGCTGTGTCGGCATCGCAAGTGTGGCCAGTATGGCAGGCCCCAGAATAcagacctccttttccacacggaGGTGTCCGGGCCGTCCTTATCtttgacattttcttttttcccagGCCTAACCTACAGATCCTTGACAATATCGTAGATTTTAAAGTCAGACTTTTCCCTAGGTTTACCCTCGTGCTCTTCCTTTCCGTTGAAGCTCACCGCATCAAGCCTCCACGGGTCTTTAGGGTGCAACCACcgtcggtgtcccatgtacacaattttGCGTGATGTGGGCAACATCTCCGATATTGTATTCTCCGCGCACTTTGTACATGCGTTGTACCCTTTTGTGCACTGGCATGATGTATTACCATTTGctgggtagtcatgcacacaagTCAGCAACGCTGCTCTAAGGGTGAAGTACtcctcttcatgattaaccatggaggaaggttgtacaCAAATatgatcactggccatgtgctgtgcgtGCTGCCCATCTTGCCATATATGTTGTTTGTGTCGACAGGAAGACGTCCCTTTGTCACCATAGGAGGTGTATTGAAGGTGGTGCGACAACGACCAGAAATGGGATGGGATGGAATGTCTCGTTCTTCAAGCATCTCTTCTAGTGGTATCGAGCTAACGAGATGTAGTCAGCAGGTAGAGAGTTTGTTGGCAATGAAGGCTTCGACGAAAGTACGCGCGAAATTCTGATGGAAACACAAGATCTATGATCAGTCAAAGTTGACCCGCCTCAGGTGTTGGGATTGTACACCCACTCTCCTAACCAAGTGAGCTAGGCTCGCTCTCTTGAAGTTGTGTATGTTTTGTTTGATTGAGTGACAGTCGTTACCTGTACATCCGTGAAATCCACCCTCTGAGTCACTTATTACAAAATTTGTGGTAGGTTGgtacagttttttttgtctgaCATGTTCGACGTTCGTTgctttttaattaattaataacgATGGACGTCTTATCATATGCACAGGCCGAGATCTTCACCTGCTGTGTCGATTAAATTATTTGGTAACTTTGTGTTCTTGGGATTAGTAATTTAGTATAATTATTACTGTACTAATTGACAAACTCATCAATCAGCATGGCGCTCTTTTGACATCAATGCACGTACTTTTAGGGCATAACAAAGTGCAAGAGCCAGTGATCCAGCTTAGATTCAAGTATTCAACGTGGCGTGATTAGTTTAACACATCCTGCCGTGAAGGACGGAGGAAGGAACAAACAAACGAGACGGGCCCAGACGCTCCCTTCTGCATCCGGCGGCCCACGAACGCGAAACCCTAACAAGTTCCCGATCCGGCCGCCTCTATAAGAACAAGACAGACCACTCGACtactccatctccctctcgCTGGTCGGCAGGAAGGAACCGGCGCCTTCCCATTCGCTGCTCGCTCCCAATGATGGCCGGCGCACACATCTTACAACTCCTACATCCCTGCCTTCCGGAAACCCCCTTCACCGGCAATTTCCTGCCCTACGACGCcggctcgtcctcctcctccgacgccgtCGACGGCGAAGGTGGCGAGGACCGCATCAGCGCCCTCCCCGACGACCTCCTGCGCAACATCATCTCCCGCCTCCCCGTCAAGGACGCCGCCCGCACCACCACGCTCTCCCCTCGCTGGCGCGGCCTCTGGCGCTCCACCCCGCTCGCCCTCGAAGATCGCCACCTCTTCCGGCTGTCGTACATGTCGGACGGCATCGACTGGGGCACCCTTGCCGCCGACGTCTCGCGCGTCCTCGTCTCCCACCCGGGCCCCTTCCGCTGGGTCCACCTCTCCTGGAACTTCATGGGCGACCGGGAGAAGGCGCTCGCCAAGTGGCTCCGCCTCTTCGCCGCCAAGGGCGTGGAGAGCCTCGTCCTCGTCAACCGCCCCTGGCCCCTCGACGTGCCCCTGCCGGCGACCATCCTCCGCTGCGCCTCGCTCCGCCGCCTCTACCTCGGCGTCTGGCACTTCGCCGACACCTCCCGCCTCTCGCGCGGCCCCGCCGTCTTCCCCCACCTCCAGGAGCTCGGCATCTGCCACACAATCATGCAGGAGTGCGACCTCGAGTACCTATTCGACTGCAGCCCGGATCTCCAGATTTTTGGGCTCATCCTCAGCTACGGCTTCCCCTCGAGCGTTCGAATCCGCAGCGAGAGCCTGCTCTGCATGATCTTCTGGATGTCCATGGCGGAAGAGCTCGCCGTCGTGGCCGCCCCACACCTTCAGCGGCTCATCCTCCACTCCGCTGGAACTAGTAGACGCACAATGAAGGTCAAGATTGGAAATGCTCATGAGCTCACCGTGCTTGGCTACTTGGACACGGCCACCCACATGCTTGAGATCGGCAACACCATCATCAAGGTCTCGCTCTGGCCAATTTCCCCCCTTCTTATATGTCTATGATTCAGTGTCTTGACCAATCCATCGTAATACATCATCCATGTGCTGATTTGATGCGCAAATGATTTCAGCTCATTCTCTAATCTCTATACGGTCGTTGTGTTTATGTGCAGGCTGCGGTAACAAATGTGACCCCAAATGCTACGGTTCCAAGTGTCAAGGTGTTAGCTTTGAAGGTGGGTTTCGGAGACGTGGAGGAAGTGAAGACCTTGCTCAGTTTCCTGAGGTGCTTTCCCAAAGTTGAGACGCTACACGTTATGGTTGTGAGTTCGATCTGGCCCTGGTCTCGCTTGATTCACATTGCAATTAATTTGCATATCATGACTTCACAACCACTATAAGTAAACAACTCGCTTTGCTACACAGTCCAATATCTTCGCTTGATTCGATTTTGCAGTCGTCCTGTGGAGCCATCGGCGACGAgaacgaggaagaggaggagaaggatgACAACTCAGAAGGCGACGAGAATGAGGAGAACAAAGAGCAGGACGACAACAAAGAGGGCGGCGAAGGCATTGGCGAGCTCAGTTCCATGATCGGGCAGGAGGTTGGTCCGATCGAGTGCCTGGAGTCGCATGTGAAGAAGCTGGTGCTGGATCAGTTCAGCTTTGGGGTCAACGAGCTTGGATTCCTCAAGTTGGTGCTGGGGAGAGCACAGATGCTGCAGAACGTCGTGCTGGTGCTGGCCGGTGGGAAGCCTTCCGTGGGTGCGGCGGAGGCCATGGAGATGCTGGGGATGCTGGGTACCATGAAGTGGGCCAATAAGGAGTGTGAGTTGGCGGTGCGTGCACGTCGAGGGCATGATTGGAGCTACCGCAGAGCATCTGATCTTTCTCTGAGTGACCCGTTTCTTGGTTAAGGCAATGCAGTAACTGATGAGCGTTAATTAGCAGCTAGAGCATCGATCATTTTGGTTGTTTGTTGTCTGAAGAACTTAGTAGTGTTGGACTGGCAGCAGCTATGCAAAAGACTTGCTACTCTCTCCTCTCCTATTTTGTTATCTGCATTCGACGCTAGCTAGTACTAGCTTTTCTCAGACTCGAACTTAATTGCTACTCCGTAGTTTGTTGGTACCTATATCGTGGTGTGACCTGCCTGACATTGTTGGTTTTACAATCACGCAACAATATTTATGGGGCGTATGTATGGTTAAAGCTGCTGGGGTTCCTTTTGCTTCCGTtcttgttcatttttttttgaccaaaccCATCTTGTTAATTTGCGTTTCTTTGTGTGGCCTTTGGGTACAAACATTGTCGATGTGGCCGTAGTTTAGAACAAAGGATTAGTTAGCTGGTTGACACTGCAATGCAGTCTTGCTTACTGAATGGGTACAAAGGAAGTTGTGGATAGGCGCAGGTTTGCGCATCCATGTCTACTGTGTAAATTATCCTGTGCCTGTTGCAGGAATCATATCAATCTTTTTTAAGATACACGATCATGCCATTATTACTTTCGAGTTGTACTGACAATAATACTtactccgttccaaaataagtgacgtggagtTGTATAGATTATTATACAAATCAACGTCaattatttccggacggagggagtagtgatTTAACGAGCAAGTCGCAACAATCACCACAACGTTTTTCCACACTTGTTGAACCACGAGAA
The Brachypodium distachyon strain Bd21 chromosome 2, Brachypodium_distachyon_v3.0, whole genome shotgun sequence genome window above contains:
- the LOC100835408 gene encoding F-box/FBD/LRR-repeat protein At1g51370 isoform X1, giving the protein MGTMSAIMRSILACVPPAQSSTSDGSLSADFSATSPCGGGEDRISRLPDVLLSDIVSRLPVKDAARTAAISPRWRSLRASTPLVLDDSDILPCSDDDDDDDDDYCFALTDWHALTDTVSRILAGHQGPFRCVRLTAVCNYAAARDGSALVRWLRLFAAKGVQDLVLVNFPNWPFKNNLPAEILSVASLRRLYLGLWNKFPDTEDLPRGAHVFPHLVELGFCRTDIKAKDLDRLLQCSPVLEKLALVSCYDTPRDVRVRSRSLRCVLFWMSIADALAVVVAPRLERLILWNECPGAGLEKNFRIRVKIGHAPKLKVLGYLEPCIHVLEIANTVIESGTKPSPLTTAPSVEILALRVRFGVRKEAKMLPTFLRCFPNVETLHVMSTEPDEPTGKLNFKFWQDVGPIECLQSHIKKVVFKNFRGNRSELAFLRFVVERARHLLNMVVVLADGDPSSEGRLVAKLKPLACSTKRANRDPKFTILVRNGGSSWSFRIASDLSLSDPFDC
- the LOC100835408 gene encoding F-box/FBD/LRR-repeat protein At1g51370 isoform X2, with translation MGTMSAIMRSILACVPPAQSSTSDGSLSADFSATSPCGGGEDRISRLPDVLLSDIVSRLPVKDAARTAAISPRWRSLRASTPLVLDDSDILPCSDDDDDDDDDYCFALTDWHALTDTVSRILAGHQGPFRCVRLTAVCNYAAARDGSALVRWLRLFAAKGVQDLVLVNFPNWPFKNNLPAEILSVASLRRLYLGLWNKFPDTEDLPRGAHVFPHLVELGFCRTDIKAKDLDRLLQCSPVLEKLALVSCYDTPRDVRVRSRSLRCVLFWMSIADALAVVVAPRLERLILWNECPGAGLEKNFRIRVKIGHAPKLKVLGYLEPCIHVLEIANTVIESGTKPSPLTTAPSVEILALRVRFGVRKEAKMLPTFLRCFPNVETLHVMSTEPDEPTGKLNFKFWQDVGPIECLQSHIKKVVFKNFRGNRSELAFLRLVAKLKPLACSTKRANRDPKFTILVRNGGSSWSFRIASDLSLSDPFDC
- the LOC100825812 gene encoding F-box/LRR-repeat protein At3g26922 isoform X2: MMAGAHILQLLHPCLPETPFTGNFLPYDAGSSSSSDAVDGEGGEDRISALPDDLLRNIISRLPVKDAARTTTLSPRWRGLWRSTPLALEDRHLFRLSYMSDGIDWGTLAADVSRVLVSHPGPFRWVHLSWNFMGDREKALAKWLRLFAAKGVESLVLVNRPWPLDVPLPATILRCASLRRLYLGVWHFADTSRLSRGPAVFPHLQELGICHTIMQECDLEYLFDCSPDLQIFGLILSYGFPSSVRIRSESLLCMIFWMSMAEELAVVAAPHLQRLILHSAGTSRRTMKVKIGNAHELTVLGYLDTATHMLEIGNTIIKAAVTNVTPNATVPSVKVLALKVGFGDVEEVKTLLSFLRCFPKVETLHVMSSCGAIGDENEEEEEKDDNSEGDENEENKEQDDNKEGGEGIGELSSMIGQEVGPIECLESHVKKLVLDQFSFGVNELGFLKLVLGRAQMLQNVVLVLAGGKPSVGAAEAMEMLGMLGTMKWANKECELAVRARRGHDWSYRRASDLSLSDPFLG
- the LOC100825812 gene encoding F-box/LRR-repeat protein At3g26922 isoform X1 gives rise to the protein MMAGAHILQLLHPCLPETPFTGNFLPYDAGSSSSSDAVDGEGGEDRISALPDDLLRNIISRLPVKDAARTTTLSPRWRGLWRSTPLALEDRHLFRLSYMSDGIDWGTLAADVSRVLVSHPGPFRWVHLSWNFMGDREKALAKWLRLFAAKGVESLVLVNRPWPLDVPLPATILRCASLRRLYLGVWHFADTSRLSRGPAVFPHLQELGICHTIMQECDLEYLFDCSPDLQIFGLILSYGFPSSVRIRSESLLCMIFWMSMAEELAVVAAPHLQRLILHSAGTSRRTMKVKIGNAHELTVLGYLDTATHMLEIGNTIIKAAVTNVTPNATVPSVKVLALKVGFGDVEEVKTLLSFLRCFPKVETLHVMVSSCGAIGDENEEEEEKDDNSEGDENEENKEQDDNKEGGEGIGELSSMIGQEVGPIECLESHVKKLVLDQFSFGVNELGFLKLVLGRAQMLQNVVLVLAGGKPSVGAAEAMEMLGMLGTMKWANKECELAVRARRGHDWSYRRASDLSLSDPFLG